A part of Gemmatimonas groenlandica genomic DNA contains:
- a CDS encoding serine/threonine-protein kinase, whose product MPRTIAERLTSALAGRYVLERELGAGGMATVWLARDLRHDRAVALKVLRPELTAVLGAERFLDEIRLTARLDHPHILTLIDSGEADGLLFYVLPYVRGESLRARLDHEKQLPLDDAVRLVRQVASALAYAHSHGVVHRDIKPENILLHEGEAVVTDFGIALALREAGGTRLTESGLSLGTPQYMSPEQATGDRELDARSDVYSLGAVLYELITGDPPHAGTTVQAVIAKLLTEKPTSLRTLRNTVPDALEKAVFKALSKVPADRFTGANTFGDAIAAGLTQPERGSESPPSQRSLWKPMMLGVGIGLAVVTATWLLLGTRGVAATTANIPEAGVPATYFGDVLDFALSPDAQRLALGRLACPERGRCETVVEVRDVRGGISLPLARFLATYDMRWSRDGRYVDVTAADSTGRFGLFRVSSLGGPVAYLGLFGFAQSVGRTDSLFVGVSVSNFIRLGFLLPGETAQRDTASFVGLDAWAISPDAARIALVQQRGGQNQIRLVDRRWRTLDSLSVPEYYSQPRWSPPGDALLWVADANSDVGLRVVRVEVDRASGRFRGSPRAVTVPFDMPQSFSGRRLDIADDGTIAYVSGVTPRVLQLMSRTRAGTVPSVVRRIVGQTGRLSAFISPNGGTIAFTRLAAHKGSATDQLIAFDVAAGQEREISPPLQHFVDAVWTNDGTALIYASYEEGVGTRFTRWDRATDRRQLVGTYPGRSLNLISVMPDESLFTIGEDGASVEHLARDTGERVRRFPLPGGQAVTVLVAAPDGTDAATMSWTASGDSLVIGSLDLRSGAWKEFTRLFAEGTGTMRWLAEGSVEFTITSSVSASELYRLDPRRGTVTRLGELAVPFASYNFSRDGRWATAVERRVVSNVYLVRPR is encoded by the coding sequence ATGCCACGCACCATTGCCGAACGACTCACTTCTGCGCTCGCTGGACGCTACGTCCTCGAGCGCGAGCTCGGTGCCGGTGGCATGGCCACGGTGTGGCTTGCGCGAGACCTTCGCCACGATCGTGCGGTGGCGCTCAAGGTGCTCCGCCCGGAACTCACGGCGGTCCTCGGTGCTGAGCGCTTTCTCGACGAAATCCGGCTCACCGCGCGGCTCGACCATCCCCATATCCTCACGCTGATTGACTCGGGTGAGGCCGACGGACTGCTGTTCTACGTGCTGCCGTACGTGCGTGGCGAAAGCCTCCGCGCCAGGCTCGATCACGAAAAGCAGCTTCCGCTCGACGACGCCGTGCGACTCGTGCGGCAGGTGGCGTCCGCCTTGGCATACGCCCACAGCCACGGCGTGGTGCACCGCGATATCAAACCCGAGAATATCCTGCTGCACGAGGGCGAAGCCGTCGTCACCGACTTCGGGATTGCGCTCGCGCTGCGCGAAGCCGGCGGCACGCGCCTCACTGAATCGGGGCTCAGCCTTGGCACGCCCCAGTACATGAGCCCGGAGCAGGCGACTGGCGATCGAGAGCTCGACGCCCGATCCGATGTGTACAGTCTGGGTGCGGTGCTCTACGAATTAATCACCGGCGATCCGCCGCATGCGGGCACCACAGTGCAGGCCGTCATCGCCAAGCTGCTGACGGAGAAGCCGACGTCACTGCGCACGCTTCGCAATACGGTGCCGGACGCACTCGAAAAGGCTGTGTTCAAAGCGCTCTCCAAAGTGCCCGCCGACCGCTTCACCGGAGCCAACACGTTCGGCGATGCGATCGCGGCCGGGCTCACCCAACCGGAACGCGGCTCGGAGTCCCCACCATCGCAGCGGTCTCTGTGGAAGCCAATGATGCTTGGCGTTGGCATCGGGCTCGCCGTTGTCACGGCAACGTGGCTGTTGCTCGGTACGCGCGGTGTTGCCGCGACGACGGCGAACATCCCGGAAGCTGGGGTGCCAGCCACGTACTTCGGCGACGTGCTGGATTTCGCCCTCTCGCCCGATGCGCAGCGACTGGCGCTGGGTCGACTGGCCTGTCCGGAACGCGGCCGCTGTGAAACCGTGGTGGAGGTCCGGGACGTGCGTGGCGGCATCTCCCTGCCGTTGGCGCGATTCCTCGCCACGTACGACATGCGATGGAGTCGCGACGGCCGCTACGTCGACGTCACCGCAGCTGACTCCACTGGACGGTTTGGTCTCTTTCGCGTGTCGTCGCTCGGCGGCCCCGTGGCCTACCTCGGACTCTTCGGCTTTGCCCAATCGGTTGGCCGGACAGACTCACTCTTCGTTGGTGTTAGTGTTTCCAATTTCATTCGACTTGGTTTTTTGCTCCCCGGCGAGACGGCGCAGCGCGACACCGCCTCGTTTGTTGGCCTTGACGCGTGGGCGATCTCGCCAGATGCCGCACGCATCGCGTTGGTGCAACAGCGTGGCGGTCAGAACCAAATCCGGTTGGTAGACCGGCGTTGGCGCACACTCGACTCACTGTCGGTCCCGGAGTACTACTCGCAGCCGCGCTGGTCGCCACCGGGCGACGCGCTGCTGTGGGTCGCCGACGCCAACAGCGATGTCGGCCTGCGGGTCGTGCGGGTGGAGGTCGATCGCGCTAGCGGCCGCTTCCGCGGATCACCAAGAGCGGTCACGGTGCCGTTCGACATGCCGCAGTCCTTTTCTGGCCGCCGCCTGGATATCGCCGACGATGGCACGATCGCGTACGTGAGCGGGGTGACGCCCCGTGTCTTGCAGCTGATGTCGAGAACGCGAGCCGGCACTGTTCCCTCGGTCGTTCGTCGCATTGTTGGACAGACCGGTCGATTGAGCGCGTTCATCTCGCCAAACGGCGGCACCATCGCGTTCACCAGACTGGCTGCCCATAAAGGTTCGGCGACCGACCAACTCATCGCCTTCGACGTGGCCGCGGGGCAGGAGCGCGAGATCTCTCCGCCGCTCCAGCATTTCGTCGACGCGGTGTGGACGAACGATGGCACGGCGCTTATCTACGCGTCGTACGAAGAGGGCGTCGGAACTCGCTTCACGCGCTGGGATCGCGCCACCGACCGTCGACAACTGGTCGGCACCTACCCGGGGCGTTCGCTGAATCTTATTTCGGTGATGCCTGACGAGTCATTGTTCACCATCGGTGAAGACGGCGCGAGTGTGGAGCACCTCGCCAGGGATACCGGCGAGCGGGTACGCCGCTTCCCGTTACCCGGAGGACAGGCGGTCACCGTGCTCGTTGCTGCCCCCGACGGCACAGACGCGGCGACGATGTCTTGGACCGCGAGCGGTGATTCGCTCGTGATCGGCAGCCTTGACCTACGGTCCGGTGCGTGGAAGGAGTTTACTCGATTGTTTGCCGAGGGCACCGGAACGATGCGTTGGCTAGCCGAAGGCAGTGTCGAGTTCACGATCACCAGCTCGGTGTCAGCCAGTGAGCTGTATCGGCTTGACCCGCGACGCGGAACCGTGACGCGGCTGGGAGAGCTCGCCGTACCGTTTGCGTCCTACAACTTTTCACGAGATGGTCGCTGGGCGACGGCCGTGGAACGGCGCGTCGTCTCCAACGTGTATCTGGTGCGTCCCCGCTAG
- a CDS encoding TonB-dependent receptor plug domain-containing protein, with translation MPLSRSTALAVLSIAAVWLVGLAAPLRAQPADSGRVQITVQESMGMRSGFLVQAAGRSATTDSVGIARLTLPSGRQLVTVTRTGFLPLRLAVLVVRDSLVTANVTASMGAPATGSDAMSTMAMPEVRVSATRTERLAGESPIRVEVVDEMEVDEKTLMAPSGISMLLNETPGLRVQATAPGLGTGSVRILGLPGEYTLMLADGLPLYGASSSALGPLDVSPVDLQRVEIIKGAASALYGGQSLGGVINLVSKPPTGSKEVLLNRRTMGVTDAATWLSHRLSKGVGVSLLGTGTTQSAQDVDNDGWADQARATRWSVRPRLSAVDSHGRSLFLTAGAGHDDRTGGSVGSAFTVNGAPFREALRSDRADVGGTARIPLQNGGSASLRFAVANTARARTFGTGAREDDRTTTGFLETTRTFEGSRRVFVVGGVLQLDQYRNALNSAFDHRWLVPGAFVTTEQKLGPVTLSGSVRADAHPDAGTQLTERVALLVSPSPGWSVRGSVGTGYTAPTGRTEETDAIGLRAVRATRALDPERSLGAMVDVNGSLAGAEVLLTAYGSRIADAVQLGEVAGAVGQAELRNALAPTRVGGVEALAVWRFAAGKFIANYGYSKGSRTDVASGVREALPLLTRHRVGGDLMIERPGVYRWGIEGTWFGAQPLDDNPFRTTSRPYLYVMAIVGRQLGPIELIANFENLLNVRQTDTDPLVRPTPGLGGRRTTDVWAPLEGFMANVAVRYRWK, from the coding sequence ATGCCTCTGTCCCGATCCACGGCGCTCGCCGTGCTCTCTATTGCCGCGGTGTGGCTCGTCGGCCTGGCCGCCCCCCTTCGCGCCCAACCGGCCGACAGTGGTCGCGTGCAGATCACCGTCCAAGAGTCGATGGGTATGCGCTCCGGCTTTCTCGTGCAGGCCGCGGGACGCAGCGCCACCACCGACAGCGTCGGCATCGCGCGACTCACCCTCCCGTCAGGACGCCAGCTCGTGACGGTGACGCGCACAGGTTTCCTTCCACTCCGCCTCGCCGTGCTTGTGGTGCGGGACAGCCTCGTGACCGCGAATGTCACGGCGTCGATGGGCGCGCCGGCGACGGGCTCCGATGCCATGAGCACGATGGCGATGCCCGAGGTTCGCGTGAGCGCCACGCGCACCGAACGATTGGCTGGCGAGTCGCCCATCCGTGTGGAAGTGGTGGACGAGATGGAGGTCGATGAGAAGACACTGATGGCGCCGAGCGGAATCAGCATGCTGCTGAACGAGACGCCGGGACTGCGCGTGCAGGCCACCGCACCCGGCCTCGGCACCGGCAGCGTGCGCATTCTCGGACTGCCAGGCGAATACACGCTCATGCTTGCTGACGGCTTGCCGCTCTATGGTGCGAGCTCAAGTGCGCTCGGCCCGCTCGATGTCTCGCCGGTGGACCTGCAGCGCGTCGAGATCATCAAGGGCGCCGCGTCGGCGCTGTACGGCGGGCAATCTCTGGGCGGCGTAATCAACCTCGTGTCGAAGCCGCCCACGGGAAGCAAGGAAGTGCTGTTGAATCGCCGCACGATGGGCGTGACCGATGCCGCGACGTGGCTCAGCCATCGCCTCAGCAAGGGCGTGGGCGTGTCGCTGCTCGGCACCGGCACGACGCAGTCCGCGCAGGATGTCGACAACGACGGCTGGGCCGACCAGGCGCGCGCCACGCGGTGGAGCGTGCGCCCGCGATTGAGCGCGGTGGACTCGCACGGCCGTTCGCTGTTCCTGACCGCCGGCGCCGGCCACGATGATCGCACCGGGGGCTCGGTCGGCAGCGCGTTCACGGTGAATGGCGCGCCGTTCCGTGAGGCACTGCGCAGTGATCGCGCAGATGTGGGAGGCACCGCGCGGATTCCACTACAGAACGGAGGCAGCGCGTCGTTGCGCTTCGCGGTGGCGAATACGGCGCGTGCGCGCACCTTTGGCACCGGCGCGCGCGAGGACGACCGCACGACGACGGGCTTCCTCGAAACGACGCGTACGTTCGAGGGATCCAGGCGCGTATTCGTGGTCGGCGGCGTGCTGCAGCTCGACCAGTATCGGAACGCGCTGAACAGCGCCTTCGATCACCGTTGGCTCGTGCCGGGTGCGTTCGTCACCACCGAGCAGAAGCTCGGGCCGGTCACCCTGTCTGGCAGTGTTCGCGCGGATGCGCATCCCGACGCGGGCACGCAACTCACGGAGCGAGTGGCCCTGCTTGTCAGTCCGTCACCGGGGTGGTCGGTACGCGGTAGCGTCGGCACGGGCTACACGGCACCCACTGGCCGAACGGAGGAGACGGACGCGATCGGGCTTCGCGCGGTGCGGGCCACGCGCGCGCTCGATCCCGAGCGGAGCCTGGGCGCGATGGTCGACGTGAACGGTTCGCTCGCCGGCGCGGAAGTGCTGCTCACGGCCTACGGCTCGCGCATTGCCGACGCCGTGCAACTGGGCGAGGTCGCGGGTGCGGTTGGCCAGGCCGAGTTGCGGAATGCGCTGGCACCCACGCGTGTCGGCGGCGTCGAAGCGCTTGCCGTCTGGCGATTCGCGGCCGGCAAGTTCATCGCGAACTATGGCTATTCGAAGGGAAGCCGGACCGATGTCGCGTCAGGCGTTCGCGAGGCACTTCCGCTGCTCACGCGTCACCGTGTTGGCGGTGATCTCATGATCGAGCGCCCGGGCGTGTATCGCTGGGGCATCGAGGGCACGTGGTTCGGTGCGCAGCCGCTCGACGACAACCCCTTCCGCACCACATCGAGGCCCTATCTGTACGTGATGGCGATCGTCGGCCGGCAGCTCGGTCCGATCGAACTCATCGCGAACTTCGAGAATTTGCTCAACGTGCGACAAACCGACACCGACCCCCTCGTGCGTCCGACGCCGGGTTTAGGCGGCCGGCGCACGACGGACGTGTGGGCGCCGCTCGAGGGATTCATGGCGAACGTGGCGGTGCGGTATCGCTGGAAGTAG
- a CDS encoding PadR family transcriptional regulator — translation MKTHLFFILISLAAEPRYGTAIQDDVRSLSDGSVRLWPATLYGSLEELVRVGWIEEVADDDRPDGGSGRERFYRLTGGGRTALEAESARLDSMVRLARARLTPQGLSV, via the coding sequence ATGAAGACCCATCTGTTTTTTATCCTGATTTCCCTGGCCGCCGAGCCACGATACGGCACGGCCATCCAGGATGACGTGCGCAGTCTCAGCGACGGCAGCGTGCGTCTGTGGCCGGCCACGCTGTACGGATCCCTCGAAGAGCTGGTGCGCGTGGGTTGGATCGAGGAGGTGGCCGACGACGATCGTCCGGACGGCGGGTCGGGACGCGAGCGCTTCTATCGTCTCACCGGTGGCGGGCGCACCGCCCTAGAGGCAGAGAGCGCTCGACTCGACTCGATGGTGCGGCTGGCGCGTGCGCGTCTCACACCGCAGGGGCTCAGCGTATGA
- a CDS encoding LptF/LptG family permease has translation MSGHHTSDSTHRGWRRVYGALSVLMPSAMRDKHGAAMSELFVRELERSAGSGRAAVIWTAAVGLGDLVQRGLYERVVEERTAMTAPNRQLLRQLSKGYVVAFVALTSVLLATYAWRQVERWSAHAISPTTLIELLVFAIPFTAALTLPMAMFIAVLSTASRSAATSDGAAARLRRAPLIGLASALALFAFAWNAEVVPRANARLAALQSNQPVAAPSDRTMTLGELRTAARRAAQRPVTAAGTTRLAEVASYGIEIHKKPAIAAACVVLALLALAISQRAPRAGVIVQLLASGVVFTVYYAIIMAGEALAERLVLSPMLAMWSANGVLLGIALLAMRRRRDSTDWRGVVSERI, from the coding sequence ATGAGCGGTCACCACACGTCCGACTCGACGCATCGCGGCTGGCGTCGTGTGTACGGCGCCCTCTCGGTGTTGATGCCAAGCGCGATGCGCGACAAGCATGGCGCGGCCATGAGCGAGCTGTTCGTGCGTGAGCTCGAGCGCAGCGCAGGCTCCGGCCGTGCGGCCGTAATCTGGACCGCGGCCGTTGGCCTCGGCGACTTGGTACAACGCGGACTCTACGAGCGCGTCGTCGAAGAACGCACGGCGATGACGGCACCGAACCGGCAACTGCTCCGACAGTTGAGCAAGGGGTACGTCGTGGCCTTCGTCGCATTAACGAGTGTGTTGCTCGCGACGTACGCGTGGCGGCAGGTCGAACGGTGGAGCGCGCACGCGATTTCGCCGACCACGTTGATCGAGCTCCTTGTATTTGCGATACCATTCACCGCCGCGCTCACGCTGCCCATGGCGATGTTCATCGCCGTACTCTCGACAGCGAGTCGTTCCGCGGCCACGAGTGACGGCGCCGCCGCACGGCTTCGACGAGCACCGTTGATTGGACTTGCCTCCGCCCTTGCGCTGTTCGCCTTTGCGTGGAATGCCGAGGTCGTCCCGCGCGCGAACGCACGGCTCGCGGCGCTGCAGTCGAATCAACCGGTGGCGGCACCCAGCGATCGCACCATGACGTTGGGCGAGCTGCGCACCGCCGCACGACGCGCGGCGCAACGACCGGTGACCGCGGCGGGCACCACGAGGCTGGCGGAAGTGGCGAGCTACGGCATCGAGATTCACAAGAAACCCGCGATTGCGGCGGCGTGCGTGGTGCTCGCATTGTTGGCGCTCGCGATCTCGCAGCGCGCACCACGCGCCGGTGTGATCGTGCAGCTGCTCGCCAGCGGGGTGGTGTTCACGGTCTACTACGCGATCATCATGGCCGGAGAAGCGCTTGCCGAGCGGCTCGTGCTGTCACCGATGCTGGCCATGTGGTCCGCGAACGGGGTGTTGCTGGGCATCGCGCTGCTCGCGATGCGACGACGACGGGACTCGACAGACTGGCGAGGCGTTGTATCCGAGCGTATATAA
- a CDS encoding winged helix-turn-helix domain-containing protein yields the protein MTTFFLRILFDDAERLGPGKVALLEAIAAEGSISGAARMMGMSYRRAWLLVETMNDMFTEPVTEAAHGGVHGGGASLTPFGHQIVERYRSIEETLRRAAVQDVAFLERHLRKRTG from the coding sequence ATGACCACGTTCTTCCTACGCATCTTGTTCGACGACGCGGAACGGCTCGGCCCTGGCAAAGTCGCGCTCCTCGAGGCCATCGCAGCCGAGGGCTCCATCAGCGGCGCGGCGCGCATGATGGGGATGTCGTATCGACGGGCCTGGCTGCTGGTCGAGACGATGAACGACATGTTCACAGAGCCCGTGACCGAGGCAGCGCACGGCGGCGTGCACGGCGGCGGCGCTTCCTTGACGCCGTTTGGCCATCAGATCGTCGAACGCTACCGCTCGATCGAGGAGACGTTGCGACGCGCGGCCGTGCAGGACGTAGCGTTTCTGGAACGGCATCTTCGGAAGCGGACGGGATAG
- a CDS encoding carboxypeptidase-like regulatory domain-containing protein — translation MAWDQWIRRGVATAMLLPVVVATAHSQSAASGIIGTVRDSVGHPIDAVVVEARDGTTGYVQRAATNSTGRYILLGLPLGGPYVVSARRVGYIRSDRPGITLTIGAREIVDLVLRVVPVRLTELNVRADAEAGRESRIGGSTRIAREQIDALPIPDRNFSGLASLSPLAGNQLSLGGQRWTSTDLRIDGAQSRNLLRAGEANGGPAAISLEAVREFEVNTAVFDVGQGRQGGGQIAAVTRAGANSPEARLYTGFRNEHLAASTDFQGRSRAARTAQTLQTALSLGGPLVRDRAHYFLAYERQDASEPLTTGDVSTAEAQVASGIARDSLVRLLDVLTRQYGTDPAVSQTGQLGRRSVSQTLFARVDWQLAAAHRATVRLTASDWVSPLSGGVDQAIALREARSGFSSREAQLLSTLTSHLGERTLNEVQIAFGTSRRALIPESPGVPRGFVQVRSLLPNGTTGNSTIQFGGNRLAPDESREWQLQLMNRLTSQRGSVLWTLGTDNSLVATRTLIAEAQGGLFVFPSLAALEARQPNRFTRTVPLSGASPVTRQRVLELGAYGQVEWQVTDRITWTNGMRWDATAFLDAPAANAAIDSVFQVRTARAPRDLAQLQPRTQLVWRLQHDARDIIRVGAGAFTAQLPYYAGHNQLLYTGSTLADIDLRGTAVPTPDFARYRAAPLAVPGLPAGAVLSPAYVNVAGAVRAPRTWKGSATWWHRIGDGTTVTLGVQASRMRDGYAYVDRNLRNVPAFVLTAEGNRAVWVPANTIPAATGVTDVRNASQHPAYARVLALESGARAEQVAVTGEVAFRLGDRAQGTMGYAWSRARDNSSYGCCLARTTTTFTPVVDDPRALGQAWGVSDFDARHRLTGALSVRAPFKLAITARYVGTTGRPFSLVVDGDINGDEANGNDRAFLFDPGNPTTPADVAASMRRVLANPNNLARRYIASHLGQVSGRNTITTPFTNRVDARIARQFRARGSGALRSAELIIDVYNVGNLLNRRWGAQYLLPVGISSQNPVVNRVPLLRVVGFDPATQRYRYSVNESAGVLPKGGDPYQVQIGVRIAR, via the coding sequence ATGGCGTGGGATCAGTGGATACGACGTGGAGTGGCGACGGCCATGCTGCTGCCCGTGGTAGTCGCCACGGCGCACAGTCAGAGCGCGGCAAGCGGCATCATCGGCACCGTACGTGACTCAGTGGGCCATCCGATCGATGCGGTGGTCGTGGAGGCGCGCGACGGTACCACCGGATATGTACAACGTGCCGCGACGAACAGCACGGGGCGGTACATCCTGCTCGGATTGCCGCTGGGCGGCCCCTACGTTGTGAGCGCGCGACGCGTGGGCTATATCCGCAGCGACCGCCCCGGTATCACGCTGACCATTGGAGCGCGTGAGATCGTCGACCTCGTGCTCCGCGTAGTACCGGTGCGCCTGACCGAACTGAACGTGCGCGCGGATGCAGAGGCCGGCCGGGAATCGCGAATCGGCGGTAGCACACGTATCGCCCGGGAACAGATCGACGCGCTGCCGATTCCGGATCGCAATTTCTCCGGACTCGCGTCGCTGAGCCCGTTGGCCGGCAATCAGCTGTCGCTGGGCGGGCAGCGCTGGACCAGCACGGACCTGCGCATCGACGGGGCGCAGTCGCGCAATCTGTTGCGCGCCGGAGAAGCCAACGGCGGTCCGGCCGCGATTTCTCTCGAGGCGGTGCGCGAGTTCGAGGTGAACACCGCGGTGTTCGATGTGGGGCAGGGGAGGCAGGGCGGCGGACAGATCGCGGCAGTGACGCGTGCCGGCGCTAACAGCCCCGAAGCCCGCCTGTACACCGGCTTCCGCAACGAACACCTCGCCGCGAGCACCGACTTTCAGGGCCGCAGCCGAGCGGCACGCACCGCACAGACGCTCCAAACGGCGTTGTCGCTGGGAGGGCCCCTCGTGCGCGATCGCGCGCATTACTTTCTCGCCTACGAACGACAGGACGCCAGCGAGCCGCTCACCACGGGCGACGTCAGCACCGCCGAGGCACAGGTGGCGTCCGGCATCGCCCGCGATTCACTGGTGAGACTGCTCGACGTGTTGACGCGGCAATACGGTACCGACCCGGCCGTTTCGCAGACCGGTCAGTTGGGTCGGCGGTCGGTCTCGCAAACGCTGTTCGCGCGGGTGGATTGGCAGCTCGCGGCGGCCCATCGCGCGACGGTGCGACTGACGGCCAGCGATTGGGTCAGCCCACTCAGCGGCGGTGTGGATCAAGCGATTGCCCTGCGCGAGGCGCGTTCGGGCTTTTCGTCGCGCGAGGCACAGCTGCTCTCGACGCTCACGTCGCACCTGGGTGAGCGCACGCTGAATGAAGTACAGATCGCTTTCGGCACCTCTCGTCGAGCGCTCATCCCCGAATCGCCCGGCGTGCCGCGCGGCTTCGTGCAGGTGCGCTCGCTGCTGCCCAACGGCACCACCGGGAACTCCACGATCCAGTTCGGCGGCAACCGGCTCGCACCCGATGAGAGTCGCGAGTGGCAGCTGCAACTCATGAATCGCCTCACCTCGCAGCGCGGGTCGGTGTTGTGGACGTTGGGCACCGACAACTCGTTGGTGGCTACGCGCACGCTCATCGCCGAAGCGCAGGGTGGCCTCTTCGTATTCCCCTCGTTGGCCGCGCTCGAGGCGCGACAGCCGAATCGGTTTACGCGCACCGTGCCGCTTTCCGGCGCGTCCCCGGTCACGCGACAGCGTGTGCTCGAACTCGGCGCGTATGGCCAGGTGGAGTGGCAGGTGACCGATCGCATCACCTGGACGAACGGCATGCGGTGGGACGCGACGGCATTTCTCGACGCACCGGCCGCGAATGCGGCGATCGATAGCGTCTTTCAGGTGCGTACGGCGCGCGCACCGCGTGATCTCGCCCAACTGCAACCCCGCACGCAGCTCGTATGGCGCCTGCAACACGACGCCCGCGACATCATTCGGGTAGGCGCCGGAGCATTCACCGCGCAGCTGCCGTACTACGCGGGGCACAATCAACTGCTCTACACGGGGAGCACGCTGGCCGATATCGATCTACGTGGCACGGCGGTCCCCACACCCGACTTCGCGCGCTATCGCGCCGCGCCGCTCGCGGTACCAGGACTTCCTGCCGGGGCGGTTCTGTCGCCCGCCTACGTGAACGTGGCAGGCGCGGTGCGGGCACCGCGCACCTGGAAAGGGTCTGCGACATGGTGGCACCGCATCGGTGACGGCACGACGGTGACGCTTGGCGTGCAGGCGTCACGCATGCGCGATGGCTACGCCTACGTCGACCGCAATCTGCGCAACGTGCCGGCGTTTGTGCTCACGGCCGAGGGCAACCGTGCGGTGTGGGTGCCGGCGAACACCATCCCTGCAGCCACCGGCGTGACCGACGTGCGGAACGCGTCGCAGCATCCGGCCTACGCGCGTGTCCTCGCGCTCGAGTCGGGTGCGCGTGCGGAACAGGTCGCGGTGACCGGCGAGGTCGCCTTTCGCCTTGGTGATCGCGCGCAGGGCACGATGGGCTATGCCTGGTCGCGCGCCCGTGACAACTCCAGCTACGGCTGCTGTCTGGCGCGCACGACGACCACCTTCACCCCCGTGGTCGACGATCCGCGAGCACTCGGGCAAGCGTGGGGGGTGTCCGATTTCGACGCACGGCATCGACTGACGGGGGCGCTGAGTGTGCGTGCGCCGTTCAAGCTGGCGATCACCGCGCGCTACGTGGGCACCACCGGGCGCCCATTCTCGCTGGTGGTTGACGGCGACATCAACGGCGATGAGGCGAACGGCAACGACCGTGCCTTTCTCTTCGACCCGGGGAATCCGACCACGCCGGCCGATGTCGCGGCCTCCATGCGTCGGGTGCTTGCCAACCCCAACAACCTGGCGCGGCGATACATCGCGTCACACTTGGGGCAGGTCTCGGGGCGTAACACGATCACCACGCCATTCACCAACCGGGTCGATGCGCGCATCGCGCGCCAGTTCCGGGCACGTGGCAGTGGCGCGCTGCGAAGCGCCGAGCTGATCATCGATGTGTACAATGTCGGCAACCTGCTGAATCGACGCTGGGGGGCGCAGTATCTGCTTCCGGTCGGGATTTCGTCGCAGAACCCGGTGGTGAACCGGGTGCCACTGTTGCGCGTGGTCGGGTTCGATCCGGCCACCCAGCGGTATCGCTACAGCGTGAACGAGTCGGCGGGCGTGTTGCCCAAGGGGGGAGATCCGTATCAGGTGCAGATCGGCGTGCGGATCGCGCGCTGA
- a CDS encoding SEC-C domain-containing protein yields MDRNAPCPCGSGKKFKKCHGAAVPPEAAALPAEARAEWLRGDVVLQRQKRVGQELLDWAEKKMGAEWIDASLDAWGVTEDEDIDEGVADLFTTWSLFNYEPNSLGRPIAAAWLDDAAGKRADVDTRALVSAALRAPLGLWEVETVEAGVGATITDRFSNTTCFVHEPDLTHDLGPSEFLLAYVVEADGVRVFSGLHADTLVIVDGKELLADVCADAGVGAAPLPAELQRDASWQIRVSRRFSETAAIAYDDGAHEHGEDDDIR; encoded by the coding sequence ATGGATCGCAACGCACCCTGCCCCTGTGGCTCCGGCAAGAAGTTCAAGAAGTGTCACGGCGCCGCCGTGCCCCCCGAAGCGGCGGCGCTACCCGCCGAGGCGCGCGCGGAGTGGCTGCGCGGCGACGTCGTGCTGCAGCGCCAGAAGCGCGTGGGGCAGGAACTCCTCGACTGGGCCGAGAAGAAGATGGGCGCCGAGTGGATCGATGCGTCGCTTGACGCGTGGGGCGTGACGGAAGATGAAGACATCGACGAAGGGGTCGCCGATCTGTTCACCACTTGGTCGCTCTTCAACTACGAGCCCAACTCTCTCGGCAGGCCTATCGCCGCCGCCTGGCTTGATGATGCGGCGGGCAAGCGCGCCGATGTCGACACGCGCGCCCTCGTCAGCGCCGCCTTGCGCGCACCGCTTGGCCTGTGGGAAGTCGAGACCGTCGAAGCTGGGGTCGGCGCGACGATCACGGATCGATTCAGCAATACCACCTGCTTCGTCCACGAGCCGGATCTCACGCACGACCTCGGCCCGAGCGAGTTTCTACTCGCCTATGTTGTCGAGGCCGATGGCGTGCGTGTGTTCTCGGGGTTGCACGCCGACACGCTGGTGATCGTCGACGGCAAGGAACTGCTGGCCGATGTGTGCGCCGATGCCGGGGTTGGCGCCGCGCCACTGCCCGCCGAGCTGCAGCGGGACGCGTCGTGGCAGATACGAGTCTCGCGTCGCTTCTCGGAGACGGCGGCCATCGCGTATGACGATGGGGCGCATGAACACGGTGAGGACGACGACATCCGCTGA